The Deinococcus apachensis DSM 19763 genome includes a region encoding these proteins:
- a CDS encoding diaminopropionate ammonia-lyase, whose translation MTITPELPRTYFNPAVRTFEPQPEPGLLDFHRKLPGYAPTPLVRAPHLAAALGVREAWVKDESSRLGLPAYKILGASWATYRELESVFGPFQPWATLDELAAQLRPHGLLTLIAATDGNHGRAVARVARWLGLSAHILVPDDMAPARIQALREEGARVDVVHGSYDDAVRASARLAGPRQLVISDTSWDGYSRVPGWVIAGYGTIFREIDEQLAGMNAGPPDLVAVQMGVGSLAAAVIHHYRGPGRKTEVVGVEPTRADCVLRSLEAGELTEAPGPHGSIMAGLNCGNTSPLAWPLLRGGLSASVAVPDMRAEEAMRLLARDGVTSGESGAAGAAGLLELLTGAGAEEARGRLGITRGSWMLMISTEGATDPGGYARILRGEGAHGESPRSGEAQGRPPRGPQFRSVP comes from the coding sequence ATGACGATCACGCCTGAGTTGCCCCGCACCTACTTCAACCCGGCAGTCCGCACCTTCGAGCCCCAGCCCGAGCCGGGCCTCCTCGACTTCCACCGCAAGCTCCCCGGGTACGCGCCGACGCCCCTGGTCCGCGCTCCCCACCTCGCGGCCGCCCTGGGGGTCAGGGAGGCGTGGGTCAAGGATGAGTCCAGCCGTCTGGGCCTGCCCGCCTACAAGATCCTCGGGGCGTCGTGGGCCACCTACCGGGAACTCGAATCCGTGTTCGGCCCCTTTCAGCCCTGGGCGACGCTGGACGAACTCGCCGCGCAGCTTCGGCCCCACGGTCTCCTGACCCTGATCGCGGCCACCGACGGCAACCACGGCCGTGCGGTGGCGCGAGTGGCCCGCTGGCTGGGGCTGAGCGCGCACATCCTCGTGCCGGACGACATGGCGCCCGCCCGCATCCAGGCCCTCCGGGAGGAGGGCGCCCGGGTGGACGTGGTCCACGGTTCCTACGACGACGCGGTCAGGGCGTCCGCGCGGTTGGCCGGGCCGCGGCAGCTGGTGATCAGCGACACCTCCTGGGACGGGTATTCCCGGGTTCCGGGCTGGGTCATCGCGGGGTACGGGACGATCTTCCGGGAGATCGACGAGCAACTGGCGGGCATGAACGCCGGGCCACCCGACCTCGTCGCCGTGCAGATGGGCGTGGGCTCCCTGGCGGCGGCCGTCATCCACCACTACCGCGGGCCGGGCCGGAAGACGGAGGTGGTGGGCGTGGAGCCGACCCGCGCCGATTGTGTGTTGCGGTCGCTGGAGGCGGGGGAACTGACGGAGGCTCCCGGACCCCACGGCTCGATCATGGCGGGCCTGAACTGCGGGAATACGTCGCCCCTGGCCTGGCCACTGCTGCGGGGCGGGCTGAGCGCGTCGGTGGCCGTTCCCGACATGCGGGCGGAAGAGGCCATGCGCCTCCTGGCGCGGGACGGCGTGACATCCGGGGAGAGCGGGGCGGCGGGCGCCGCGGGATTGTTGGAGTTGCTGACCGGGGCGGGGGCCGAAGAGGCGCGGGGGCGGCTGGGCATCACGAGGGGCAGCTGGATGCTGATGATCTCGACCGAGGGCGCCACCGACCCCGGGGGCTATGCCCGCATCCTGCGGGGAGAGGGCGCGCACGGAGAGTCCCCCCGGAGCGGTGAAGCCCAAGGACGGCCACCACGCGGACCCCAATTCCGCAGCGTGCCTTGA
- a CDS encoding M20/M25/M40 family metallo-hydrolase, with product MPETLPELLAALIRINSVNPSLVPGAPGETTLAHFVADWLRGHGIGAAIDEAAPGRPSVIATVPGRGGGRSLLLYAHLDTVGTEHMPAPFDPVIRGGRLYGRGSYDMKGGLAACLLALLGAREAGLRGDVILTAVADEEHASLGMQSVLRRVTADAAIVTEPTSLQLCVAHKGFTWHEVTTYGRAAHGSRPDLGTDAIAHMGRVLGRLEALGRDLASRPAHPLLGHASVHASLIQGGQELSSYPERCTLQVERRTLPGETRESIEAEWNTLLGDLARDPAFHAEHRMTLLRDAFGISEDAPIVRVLHEQAAQILGQPPAHIGMSFWMDAAFLAGAGIPTVVFGPHGAGAHATEEWVDLASAEQCRAVLAATLRDFCA from the coding sequence ATGCCTGAAACCCTGCCCGAGCTGCTCGCCGCCCTCATCCGCATCAACTCCGTCAACCCCTCCCTGGTGCCGGGGGCTCCGGGAGAGACCACACTCGCCCACTTCGTCGCCGACTGGCTGCGCGGACACGGCATCGGGGCGGCCATCGACGAGGCCGCCCCCGGACGCCCCAGCGTCATCGCCACCGTCCCCGGCCGCGGAGGGGGCCGCTCCCTGCTGCTCTACGCCCACCTTGACACCGTCGGGACCGAGCATATGCCTGCTCCCTTCGATCCCGTCATCCGCGGGGGACGCCTGTATGGCCGGGGCAGCTACGACATGAAGGGCGGGCTCGCCGCCTGCCTGCTCGCCCTGCTCGGCGCCAGGGAGGCGGGACTGCGCGGGGACGTCATCCTCACCGCCGTCGCCGACGAGGAGCACGCCAGCCTCGGGATGCAATCTGTCCTGCGGCGGGTGACCGCCGACGCCGCCATCGTCACTGAGCCCACCAGCCTCCAGCTCTGCGTCGCGCACAAGGGCTTCACCTGGCACGAGGTCACCACCTACGGCCGCGCGGCGCACGGCTCCCGGCCCGACCTGGGCACGGACGCCATCGCGCACATGGGCCGCGTGCTGGGCCGCCTGGAAGCCCTCGGGCGGGACCTCGCCTCCCGACCCGCCCACCCCCTGCTGGGGCACGCGTCCGTGCACGCCTCGCTGATTCAGGGGGGGCAGGAGCTCTCCTCCTACCCGGAACGCTGCACCCTCCAGGTCGAGCGCCGCACCCTCCCCGGGGAGACCCGGGAGAGCATCGAGGCGGAGTGGAACACGTTGCTCGGTGACCTAGCGCGGGACCCGGCCTTCCACGCCGAGCACCGGATGACTCTCCTGCGGGACGCGTTTGGGATCTCAGAAGACGCGCCCATCGTGCGGGTCCTCCACGAGCAGGCCGCGCAGATCCTCGGGCAACCCCCGGCGCACATCGGGATGAGCTTCTGGATGGACGCCGCGTTTCTGGCGGGCGCGGGCATCCCGACCGTGGTGTTCGGTCCCCACGGTGCGGGCGCCCACGCCACCGAAGAATGGGTGGACCTCGCCTCCGCCGAGCAGTGCCGCGCGGTGCTCGCCGCCACCCTGCGCGACTTCTGCGCCTGA
- a CDS encoding cytochrome P450, with protein MPQTTAPAALPVLGHTPAFARDPLGFLQRLKATQGPVARFSLGAPFVLLTRPADVHTVLQDTGRTFSKGYQRGFAMPLVLGNGLVSSEGDFWRRQRRLAQPAFHATHIARYGETMVRLTQDLMRTWQEGEVRDLQVDMTRLTQRIVVATLFGTTLPEDEHRLSEALSVIEDGIMLDNFTWRALVPPFLPAPGRPALRRAVATVEQVLERVMAERRESGETHSDLLGLLMGARDDEGNAMTDRQLRDEAVTLYIAGHETTANTLAWALWLLSQHDEARERLEEELRVVLGSRAPTTADLPRLPYLNAAVKETLRLYPAAWIFNRRVDTDVTLGGETLKAGTSVMVSPWLMHREGQVFGDPLAFRPERWEDGFERQLPRGAYLPFGGGPRICIGNAFASMEAALVLATLLQEWRVKAPGRVTPLPSITLRPKGGLPSRLQRRGTG; from the coding sequence ATGCCGCAGACCACTGCCCCCGCCGCATTGCCCGTGCTCGGGCATACGCCCGCTTTCGCCCGTGATCCTCTGGGCTTCCTGCAACGCCTGAAGGCCACGCAGGGTCCCGTGGCCCGCTTCTCACTCGGAGCGCCGTTTGTGCTGCTCACCCGTCCAGCCGACGTGCATACCGTCTTGCAGGACACCGGCCGCACCTTCTCCAAGGGCTACCAGCGGGGCTTCGCGATGCCGCTCGTCCTCGGGAACGGTCTCGTCAGCAGTGAGGGGGACTTCTGGCGGCGGCAACGCCGTCTCGCCCAGCCCGCCTTCCACGCGACGCACATCGCCCGGTACGGCGAGACGATGGTGCGATTGACCCAGGACCTGATGCGAACCTGGCAGGAGGGCGAGGTCCGTGATCTGCAGGTAGACATGACGCGGCTCACCCAGCGCATCGTCGTCGCCACGCTGTTCGGCACGACCCTCCCCGAGGACGAGCATCGACTCTCGGAGGCCCTGAGCGTCATCGAGGACGGCATCATGTTGGATAACTTCACGTGGCGGGCGCTGGTTCCCCCCTTCCTGCCCGCGCCGGGGCGCCCAGCCCTGCGCCGCGCGGTCGCCACGGTCGAGCAGGTTCTCGAGCGGGTCATGGCCGAACGGCGGGAGAGTGGGGAGACGCACAGCGACCTGCTCGGCCTGCTCATGGGCGCCCGTGACGATGAGGGGAACGCCATGACGGACCGGCAATTGCGGGATGAGGCCGTCACGCTCTACATCGCCGGACACGAGACGACCGCGAACACCCTCGCCTGGGCCCTCTGGCTGCTGAGTCAACATGACGAGGCGCGGGAGCGGCTGGAAGAGGAACTCCGCGTGGTCCTGGGCAGCCGAGCGCCGACCACCGCCGACCTGCCGCGACTCCCGTACCTCAACGCGGCCGTCAAGGAAACGCTGCGCCTCTACCCGGCGGCCTGGATCTTCAACCGCCGGGTGGATACGGACGTGACGCTGGGAGGGGAGACCCTGAAGGCTGGCACGAGCGTCATGGTGTCCCCCTGGCTGATGCACCGCGAGGGCCAGGTGTTCGGCGATCCGCTCGCCTTTCGTCCGGAACGCTGGGAGGACGGGTTCGAGCGGCAGTTGCCCAGGGGCGCGTACCTCCCCTTCGGGGGCGGGCCACGCATCTGCATCGGGAACGCCTTCGCGTCCATGGAGGCGGCGCTGGTGCTCGCCACGCTCCTCCAAGAGTGGCGGGTGAAGGCGCCTGGCCGCGTGACCCCCCTGCCGAGCATCACCCTCCGGCCCAAGGGCGGTCTGCCTTCACGGTTGCAGCGCCGGGGGACCGGGTAA
- a CDS encoding DUF4397 domain-containing protein produces the protein MRTPKTLKALLLSALVATSALAVTASAAPVYFENDSGASGVVDVYVDGQLVFNDVFAASTMMFPKEISSGSHEVVVTPFYLAPGEADVLRTTINVPADENSSYTLALATTQNDLEQDVLGLSLDEGYAE, from the coding sequence ATGCGTACCCCCAAGACCCTCAAGGCCCTGCTGCTCTCCGCTCTCGTCGCCACCTCCGCCCTCGCGGTCACTGCCTCGGCTGCCCCCGTCTACTTCGAGAATGACTCCGGCGCCAGCGGTGTGGTGGATGTCTACGTGGACGGGCAACTGGTGTTCAACGACGTGTTCGCCGCGTCGACCATGATGTTCCCCAAGGAGATCAGCAGTGGGTCGCATGAGGTGGTGGTGACGCCCTTCTACCTGGCACCAGGGGAGGCAGACGTGTTGCGGACGACCATCAACGTGCCTGCGGATGAGAACAGCAGTTACACCCTGGCGCTGGCGACGACCCAGAACGACCTGGAGCAGGACGTGCTCGGGCTGAGCCTCGACGAGGGATACGCCGAGTGA